In Liquorilactobacillus nagelii DSM 13675, the following proteins share a genomic window:
- a CDS encoding DUF4867 family protein translates to MTDANTLNKLQQKNSEYHIEQINQANFKVYGNVLSDYDLTEVKSFFAENVSYGENGNSYNPSNQELERISVIQKIGNDIFAGMNFSAGECTGQAQSFSAVEYHQGSEVNIMLTDVVMVLGKRSQIQNGLFNAATEARIFFIPAGTIIEMYSDTLHYSPIKVESSGFKAVVMVLQGTNQPLPAGFKSTNPWIVKKNKFQAAHATRKDKLAAGSVEGVSGKLIKLEQI, encoded by the coding sequence ATGACCGATGCGAACACTTTAAATAAATTACAACAGAAAAATTCTGAATATCATATTGAACAAATTAATCAAGCTAATTTCAAAGTATATGGCAATGTATTGTCAGATTATGATTTGACAGAAGTAAAAAGTTTCTTTGCTGAAAATGTATCTTACGGAGAAAATGGAAATTCCTATAATCCATCTAATCAAGAATTAGAAAGAATTTCCGTTATTCAAAAAATTGGGAATGATATTTTTGCCGGAATGAATTTCTCAGCCGGAGAATGTACCGGTCAAGCTCAAAGTTTTTCAGCAGTTGAATATCACCAGGGCAGTGAAGTTAATATTATGTTAACTGATGTTGTAATGGTTTTAGGAAAAAGATCGCAAATTCAAAATGGTTTATTTAATGCAGCAACTGAGGCCAGAATATTTTTTATTCCAGCAGGAACGATAATTGAAATGTATAGCGACACACTGCATTATAGTCCAATTAAAGTGGAAAGCAGTGGTTTCAAAGCTGTCGTGATGGTTTTACAAGGAACTAATCAACCATTGCCGGCCGGTTTTAAATCAACTAATCCTTGGATAGTTAAAAAAAATAAGTTTCAAGCAGCGCATGCAACTAGAAAAGACAAATTAGCGGCTGGTAGTGTGGAAGGCGTTTCAGGTAAATTAATCAAATTAGAGCAAATTTAA
- a CDS encoding hexose kinase: protein MILTVTMNPSIDMAYDLSQLKLDQVNRAANVQKTAGGKGLNVTRVINQMGQPVIATGLLGGRFGQFINDKLIEEKIAASFTEIAGETRNSIALLHDGGKQTEVLERGPQIALRERQNFLSDFKELLNKVDLVTISGSLPQGLEEDFYSHLIEIAAENNVAVLLDTSGRSLKNALGSTCQPLLIKPNAAELGDLVNQKISDNDITEVVAALKDPLLAKLKWISTSLGSNGAVVKFENKLYRAEIPRVAAISPVGSGDASLAGLAIGISLGKTPIDTIKTSMTLGILNALEAATGWVNPSKFTEYFEQVKVTEIR from the coding sequence ATGATTTTAACAGTAACGATGAATCCTTCAATTGATATGGCTTATGATTTATCACAATTAAAGTTAGATCAAGTTAATCGAGCTGCTAATGTGCAAAAAACAGCAGGGGGTAAAGGCTTAAACGTTACCCGCGTAATTAATCAAATGGGACAACCAGTAATTGCAACCGGATTGCTAGGTGGGAGATTCGGACAGTTTATTAATGATAAGCTAATTGAAGAAAAAATAGCTGCATCTTTTACAGAGATTGCAGGTGAAACTCGAAATTCAATTGCTTTGCTGCATGATGGCGGTAAGCAAACTGAAGTTTTAGAAAGAGGACCACAAATTGCTTTACGTGAGCGGCAGAACTTTTTGAGTGATTTCAAAGAATTATTGAATAAAGTTGATTTAGTGACAATTTCTGGTAGTTTGCCACAAGGACTTGAAGAAGATTTTTATTCTCATTTGATTGAAATTGCAGCGGAAAATAATGTTGCAGTATTGTTGGATACCTCGGGGCGTTCTTTAAAAAATGCTCTTGGGAGTACTTGCCAGCCGCTGCTGATAAAACCTAATGCAGCTGAACTGGGGGACTTAGTTAATCAAAAGATATCAGATAATGATATAACTGAAGTTGTCGCCGCACTTAAAGACCCACTTTTGGCAAAGCTTAAATGGATTTCAACATCGTTAGGAAGTAATGGGGCGGTGGTTAAATTTGAAAACAAACTTTATCGGGCTGAAATTCCTCGAGTAGCGGCAATTAGCCCAGTTGGTTCGGGTGATGCGTCACTCGCTGGTTTGGCGATTGGTATTAGTTTAGGCAAAACACCAATTGATACAATCAAAACCTCAATGACACTGGGAATTTTGAATGCTTTAGAAGCGGCAACTGGCTGGGTTAATCCTAGCAAATTTACTGAGTATTTTGAACAGGTTAAGGTCACAGAAATTAGATAA
- a CDS encoding MurR/RpiR family transcriptional regulator, producing the protein MEKKLSNAEEYLWSFIQNHIDEISELSIVKLSEYANVSTATIVRTMKKKGYSGYTAFRHQILSQEKNGPKYQILSQADNEIKSVILKNEIELNNTLRNLEIGIVEDTIRQIQNSKMVYIFARGLSEPIGRELQMKLQLVGKYAELQTDPNIIKTVAKQIKYNCVVIFISLNGQTKELVNAAKSLEKKEITKIVFTTNSYSPLAGLSDLLFLGFKSETTYFPDYEVQSRLPLQIMTRILMDSYVVRTKKDHHLL; encoded by the coding sequence ATGGAGAAGAAATTAAGCAATGCTGAGGAATATCTTTGGTCTTTTATTCAAAATCATATTGATGAGATTAGTGAACTCTCAATTGTAAAACTTAGTGAATACGCTAATGTTTCTACAGCTACAATTGTTAGGACGATGAAAAAAAAAGGATACTCTGGATATACCGCTTTTCGACATCAAATTCTTAGTCAAGAAAAAAACGGTCCAAAATATCAAATTTTATCTCAAGCAGATAATGAAATAAAATCCGTTATTCTTAAAAACGAAATTGAATTAAATAATACGCTAAGAAATTTAGAAATTGGAATAGTCGAAGATACAATCAGACAAATTCAAAACTCTAAAATGGTGTATATCTTTGCACGTGGTCTTTCTGAACCCATTGGAAGAGAATTACAAATGAAATTACAGTTAGTCGGAAAATATGCCGAGCTTCAAACTGATCCAAACATAATTAAAACGGTCGCAAAACAAATTAAGTACAATTGTGTAGTGATTTTCATCTCATTGAATGGTCAAACTAAAGAACTTGTAAATGCTGCCAAGTCATTAGAAAAAAAAGAAATTACAAAAATAGTTTTTACAACTAATTCGTATTCTCCTCTAGCTGGTCTTTCTGATTTATTGTTTTTAGGGTTTAAATCTGAAACAACCTACTTTCCTGATTACGAGGTTCAATCAAGACTACCCTTACAGATAATGACCAGAATATTAATGGATTCTTATGTTGTTCGAACAAAAAAAGATCATCACCTGCTTTAA
- the lacD gene encoding tagatose-bisphosphate aldolase, translated as MDALLIVNEEKKKYLKNLSNESGVIAALAIDQRGSLKKMLAQAAGKPSNETDIVEFKKLISSELTPYASAILLDPEYGLPAADKRAANAGLLIAYEKTGYDTTEPGRMPDLLADWSALKLKEAGADAIKFMLYYDVDEPEEINRKKQAFVERVGAESAAAGLPFFLELMSYDAKIADTKSKEYAAVKPHKVNAMIKEFAKDRYLVDVLKVEVPVNMAYVAGYSGENEAVYSKEEAAEYFKEQTKATNNVPFIFLSAGVSAELFQETLKFAAAAGSSFNGVLCGRATWRGAIEPFAKEGKEAGKQWLDDQGRKNIEELNDVLKTTANSLFEKLD; from the coding sequence AGAAGTATTTAAAAAATCTTTCAAATGAAAGCGGTGTTATAGCTGCTTTGGCAATTGATCAACGTGGCTCTTTGAAAAAAATGCTGGCACAAGCAGCTGGAAAGCCTAGTAATGAAACTGATATCGTTGAATTCAAGAAATTGATTTCAAGTGAATTAACTCCGTATGCTTCAGCAATTTTACTTGATCCAGAATATGGATTGCCAGCTGCTGACAAAAGAGCTGCCAATGCTGGGTTATTGATTGCTTATGAGAAAACCGGTTATGACACAACTGAACCGGGGAGAATGCCAGACTTATTAGCGGATTGGTCAGCTTTAAAACTTAAAGAGGCAGGAGCAGATGCAATTAAGTTTATGCTGTATTATGACGTTGATGAACCAGAAGAAATCAATCGGAAAAAGCAGGCATTTGTTGAACGAGTTGGGGCTGAAAGTGCAGCAGCTGGATTACCATTTTTCTTAGAGCTGATGTCATATGATGCTAAGATTGCTGATACTAAGAGTAAAGAATATGCAGCAGTTAAACCGCATAAAGTTAACGCTATGATTAAGGAATTTGCCAAGGATCGTTATTTGGTAGATGTTTTGAAAGTAGAAGTTCCGGTAAATATGGCTTATGTAGCTGGTTACAGTGGAGAAAACGAAGCGGTTTATTCAAAAGAAGAAGCGGCAGAATATTTTAAAGAACAAACAAAAGCAACCAATAATGTGCCATTTATTTTCTTAAGTGCTGGGGTCAGTGCTGAACTTTTCCAAGAGACATTGAAGTTTGCAGCAGCAGCAGGATCAAGCTTTAATGGAGTACTTTGTGGTCGCGCAACATGGCGTGGAGCAATTGAACCGTTTGCCAAGGAAGGAAAAGAAGCCGGAAAACAGTGGTTGGATGATCAGGGACGAAAGAATATAGAGGAATTGAATGATGTTTTAAAGACAACAGCCAACTCTTTATTTGAAAAACTTGATTGA
- a CDS encoding aldose 1-epimerase family protein — translation MTKLGDGKMITIENQYFQAEIDLHGAQLTHLYHKKADFDYLWNNSAWNKHAPLLFPAIGRSNQEQYLLNHHPYPMPQHGFIADQDFQVISQTKSKVSLQTEATAATKKFFPFDFVLEVTFGLTSVGLKSFFTVINNSKKVMPFSLGSHPAFNVPIISKTEFSDYYLEFAGDFELPLKAFEIIKAPAPYRTGKIETFANQKRVPLTHDLFSKGLRIIANQQVKQVKLASDKTEHQIIVKLDDFPNVCLWTKEDKNLSFLCIEPFSGLPDILGEPVDWYTKEANLQLKPAKSKQLQYELLLK, via the coding sequence TTGACAAAATTAGGGGATGGAAAAATGATTACGATCGAAAATCAATATTTTCAAGCAGAAATTGATTTACATGGTGCACAATTAACACATCTATATCACAAAAAAGCTGATTTTGATTATCTTTGGAATAACTCAGCTTGGAACAAACATGCGCCCTTACTTTTCCCAGCAATTGGTCGTTCTAATCAGGAACAATATTTATTGAATCATCATCCTTATCCAATGCCGCAGCATGGTTTTATTGCCGATCAGGATTTTCAAGTGATTAGCCAGACTAAGAGTAAAGTTTCTTTGCAGACTGAAGCAACAGCAGCAACTAAAAAGTTTTTTCCATTTGATTTTGTTTTGGAAGTAACTTTTGGTTTAACATCAGTGGGGTTAAAAAGTTTTTTTACAGTAATAAATAATTCAAAGAAAGTTATGCCATTTTCATTGGGGTCACATCCAGCTTTTAATGTACCAATAATTTCCAAAACTGAATTTTCGGATTATTATTTGGAATTTGCGGGAGATTTTGAATTACCTTTAAAAGCTTTTGAAATTATAAAAGCTCCTGCTCCATATCGCACAGGAAAGATTGAAACCTTTGCAAACCAAAAAAGAGTTCCCTTAACACATGATTTGTTTTCGAAAGGATTAAGGATTATTGCTAATCAACAAGTTAAACAAGTAAAATTGGCATCAGACAAAACGGAACATCAAATTATTGTTAAACTGGATGATTTTCCAAATGTTTGTCTTTGGACAAAAGAAGATAAAAATCTGTCGTTCTTATGCATTGAACCCTTTAGTGGATTGCCCGACATTTTGGGAGAACCTGTTGACTGGTATACCAAAGAAGCCAATTTACAGTTGAAACCAGCAAAAAGTAAACAATTGCAGTACGAATTACTATTAAAGTAA
- the pfkB gene encoding 1-phosphofructokinase: MIYTITLNPAIDLFIDTKKLAANSVNRTNGYDLQANGKGINVSFILNKIGIPTTATGIGGGFTLEYIKNKLQLNHIPYYFTKSQGLTRINVFTRVKSENKEYKLVNPGPEVTLAEQKKLLTYFKEKLKKDDLICISGSFSTGISPDILQDFAKLAEQKQTKLVIDTSYQQVMDILPYHPWIIKPNEDEIKKWFSLTGQVDQKQLVKLGKRLVTKGAQMVLISLGSKGALLITSSKVFYGNAPKIQELNTACAGDSMLGAFIGNLINQKGLETALKKAIAAGSDAARQEWITNFITAKELENR; the protein is encoded by the coding sequence ATGATTTATACTATTACTCTTAATCCAGCAATTGATCTTTTTATTGACACCAAAAAGCTGGCAGCAAATAGTGTCAATCGAACTAACGGATATGATCTACAAGCTAATGGAAAAGGAATCAATGTTTCTTTTATTCTAAATAAAATTGGGATTCCAACTACAGCTACAGGAATAGGAGGCGGTTTTACTCTTGAATATATTAAGAATAAACTTCAACTTAATCATATACCATATTATTTTACCAAAAGTCAAGGACTAACTAGAATTAATGTTTTTACCAGAGTCAAAAGTGAAAACAAGGAATATAAATTAGTTAATCCTGGACCAGAAGTAACTTTAGCTGAACAAAAAAAGTTGTTAACTTATTTCAAAGAAAAATTAAAAAAGGACGATCTGATTTGTATTTCAGGTAGTTTCTCTACTGGAATTTCTCCTGACATTTTACAAGACTTTGCTAAATTAGCTGAACAGAAGCAAACAAAATTGGTCATTGATACTAGTTATCAACAAGTTATGGATATTTTACCTTATCATCCGTGGATCATTAAGCCAAATGAAGATGAAATCAAAAAATGGTTTAGTCTGACAGGTCAGGTTGATCAGAAACAATTAGTGAAATTAGGCAAACGGTTAGTTACTAAGGGAGCTCAAATGGTACTGATTTCTTTAGGGTCAAAAGGAGCTTTGTTAATAACCTCAAGTAAAGTTTTTTATGGAAACGCTCCTAAGATTCAAGAGCTGAATACAGCTTGTGCAGGAGATTCAATGCTGGGAGCGTTTATTGGAAATTTAATTAATCAGAAAGGTTTGGAAACAGCGTTAAAAAAGGCGATTGCAGCTGGTAGTGATGCTGCTAGACAAGAGTGGATCACTAATTTTATAACTGCTAAAGAATTGGAAAACAGATAA